Genomic window (Pseudomonadota bacterium):
GTTCTTTAATGCCTCCAGGATGTCCTGTATGCCAATAGAACTTCTTATGATCTAATTTTGCGCCTGTAAGCTCAATGCGATCGGCATTTATAACAATCACATAATCACCACAATCCATATGAGGTGTATACTCGGGCTTATGTTTCCCACGAACAACATTGGCAAGAATCGATGCAAGACGTCCAAGTACAAGACCTTCTGCATCTACAATGTACCAATTTTTTTTAATATCAGCCGATTTAATTGAAAAGGTTTTCATCATTCACCTAAAATTTCTGTAAAACATTTTAAAGATTACCTACGCGCTTTAAAAAAAGTCGTCAAGAATAATTTACAAAAACATTTAAAAATCGTTTAAATACAAAGAGTTAAACTTGCGGTAAAATAATACCTCTTCTTAATCTCTTGCTGAATCACTCTTCAAAAGTTTTTTCATCCACGGGTGATGAAGGAGCAGTAACCCGCAATAATGTAATTTGATTGCGCGTTCTTTCTACAATTTCAATCCGAAACCCATGAATCATAAAAACTTGCCCCTGTTCAGGGATCTTTGCTGTTTCATATAAAATGAGCCCAGCAAGGGTTGCAGCCTCTTCATCTGGGAGCTTCCATTCAAATTCACGATTTAAATCTCGAATTGTCACGAATCCAGCCACAAGAAATGAGCCACCTGGCTCAACCGTAACTCCTTTAATATTAACATCGTATTCATCAGCAATATCTCCAACGATTTCTTCTAAAATATCTTCAAGCGTTATCGTTCCTAATAAAGCACCATACTCATCAACAACCAATGAAAAATGTTCACGGCGATCACGAAAGGCCTGCAATTGTGCAAGGAGTGTTGTGGTCTCAGGAATGAACCAAGGTTTTGTTGCAACTTTTAAAATATCCATTTTATCGAGGGGTCCTTTATGAGACCGAACAGCTCTTAAGAGCTCTTTTACATGAAGAATTCCAATAATATTATCAGGATTATTTTTCCATATGGGAAGACGCGTATAGGGACTTTTTAAAACTTGATCTACAATTTCTGATGGTGGCAAGTCAGCATTAACCATCGTCACATTTTTCCGATGAACAATGATTTCATCCACTGTCACTGAATCAAGATCTAAGATGCTATTAATCATAGCGCGTTCATGAATAACCTCAACACGCGTTCCAACATGATAATCAATAATTCCTCTTAATTCTTCTCGAACAGACGCAAAGGAAGCTTCTGGTTTAATTTCAACATTCAAAAAAGATAAAAATATCCGGGCAAGATACCTTAAAAGGCTTGTAATAGGACTTGCGATCCTCACAAGAACCCCAACAATAGGCGCAACAAACAAACCAACTTTTTCTGGGTTATTCACAGCAAACATTTTTGGAACGACTTCTCCAAAAAATAAAACAAATACCGTCATAACGACGGTTGTATAAGCAATACCAGCTTCTCCTGCAAGCGTCATAAAAACACCTGTCGCCAAAGAAGAAGCGCATGTATTTGCAAGTGTATTATAAAGGAGAACTGATCCAATAACTTGCTCAATACGGTCTTGTAAGGATTCAACCAAGGCAGCTTTTTTAGAGCCCTTTTTTCGAAGCTGAAATAATTTAAAACGTGACGCAGACAAAAGAGCTGTTTCAGAAGCTGAAAGATAGGCAGAAATTCCAAGCAGCCCAAATATAATTAATGAGGATATTAAAATA
Coding sequences:
- the rplM gene encoding 50S ribosomal protein L13 translates to MKTFSIKSADIKKNWYIVDAEGLVLGRLASILANVVRGKHKPEYTPHMDCGDYVIVINADRIELTGAKLDHKKFYWHTGHPGGIKERTMKEILESAHPERVILKAVERMIPKGPLGRRQLKNLFVYGGANHPHEAQTPVPLNIADRNPKNKRIK
- a CDS encoding HlyC/CorC family transporter → MAILISSLIIFGLLGISAYLSASETALLSASRFKLFQLRKKGSKKAALVESLQDRIEQVIGSVLLYNTLANTCASSLATGVFMTLAGEAGIAYTTVVMTVFVLFFGEVVPKMFAVNNPEKVGLFVAPIVGVLVRIASPITSLLRYLARIFLSFLNVEIKPEASFASVREELRGIIDYHVGTRVEVIHERAMINSILDLDSVTVDEIIVHRKNVTMVNADLPPSEIVDQVLKSPYTRLPIWKNNPDNIIGILHVKELLRAVRSHKGPLDKMDILKVATKPWFIPETTTLLAQLQAFRDRREHFSLVVDEYGALLGTITLEDILEEIVGDIADEYDVNIKGVTVEPGGSFLVAGFVTIRDLNREFEWKLPDEEAATLAGLILYETAKIPEQGQVFMIHGFRIEIVERTRNQITLLRVTAPSSPVDEKTFEE